From a region of the Halanaerobium hydrogeniformans genome:
- a CDS encoding ABC transporter permease, with amino-acid sequence MFSLIVRRFLLGIITVLGAMILLFILIQLVPGDPVSIMLGPRASPQLIENIQARMGLDQPVYVQLFRFIFNILKGDLGTDVLNHRSVSSMIINVLPYTIALATASIFIAVILGVPLGVYSAFYRNTVLDRILTFASISIITTPSFLFGLFFLLLFSLTLGWFPVMGGGESGNLIDQLYHLVLPAFALGIRWVGYVGRLIRSSVLEEMHEDYIRTARAKGLSEKIVISKHVLRGAILPVIAILGVGFGNLLGGAVLIEVIFHRPGLGYLIYNAFRTRNYPVVQGALIVAIFMYAIVNMFTDLSYGLIDPRIRKDE; translated from the coding sequence ATGTTTTCTTTAATTGTCAGGAGGTTTTTACTGGGGATTATTACAGTTTTAGGTGCAATGATATTATTATTTATTTTAATTCAGTTAGTCCCTGGTGATCCAGTAAGTATTATGCTTGGACCTAGAGCAAGTCCTCAACTTATAGAGAATATTCAGGCCAGGATGGGATTAGATCAGCCAGTTTATGTTCAACTATTTAGATTTATTTTTAATATTTTGAAAGGTGATTTAGGTACTGATGTTTTAAATCATCGTTCAGTAAGCAGTATGATTATTAATGTGTTGCCCTATACGATTGCTTTAGCAACAGCAAGTATTTTTATTGCAGTTATTTTAGGGGTTCCACTTGGAGTTTACAGTGCTTTTTATAGAAATACAGTCCTGGATAGGATACTAACATTTGCTTCCATTTCAATTATAACAACTCCTTCTTTTTTATTTGGATTGTTTTTTCTTTTGCTTTTTTCATTAACTTTAGGTTGGTTTCCAGTAATGGGTGGAGGAGAAAGCGGTAATTTAATTGATCAACTTTATCATCTGGTTTTGCCTGCTTTTGCACTTGGAATTCGCTGGGTAGGTTATGTAGGAAGGCTTATCAGGAGTTCTGTCTTAGAAGAGATGCATGAAGATTATATTAGAACTGCGAGAGCAAAAGGCCTCAGTGAAAAAATTGTTATTTCAAAGCATGTACTAAGAGGAGCTATTTTGCCAGTGATAGCAATTCTAGGAGTTGGTTTTGGCAATTTACTTGGAGGCGCTGTTTTAATTGAAGTTATTTTTCACCGTCCAGGTCTCGGCTATTTAATTTATAATGCTTTTAGAACCCGTAATTATCCAGTGGTTCAGGGAGCTTTAATTGTAGCGATATTTATGTATGCAATTGTAAATATGTTTACCGATTTATCATATGGTTTAATAGACCCCAGGATTAGAAAGGATGAATAA
- a CDS encoding nucleoside hydrolase, producing the protein MKKVLLDCDNTMGLDEKDVDDGLAFLFLLGREDINLMGITSVFGNSSLEDTFSTTEKFLEDFNLKEEIPHLKGAAEAGDYDTEAARYLAEQAAENKNEITLIAIGPVSNLYGAWKIDNDFFKNLKEIIVMGGITSPLEIGDEIIDELNFSCDPEAAEKVLKAEVPVAVMSGNLCLAARFGEKSWRRVNRSKNKPVRAYMKDHIEGWYEYSSEMIGLSGFYMWDVVNVVYMISPEIFPYNKRKIISTKEDLEHGIIKTDDADGMLADPEIINLPTTILDTKRFKDIAFAAWDNIEIIPEGYSD; encoded by the coding sequence ATGAAAAAAGTACTTTTAGATTGTGATAATACTATGGGTTTGGATGAAAAAGATGTAGATGATGGGCTTGCTTTTCTTTTTCTTCTTGGTAGAGAAGATATTAATTTAATGGGTATAACTAGTGTTTTTGGTAATAGTAGCTTAGAAGATACTTTCTCTACTACAGAAAAGTTCTTAGAAGATTTTAATTTAAAAGAAGAGATACCTCATTTAAAAGGAGCGGCTGAAGCAGGAGATTATGATACTGAGGCTGCCAGATATTTAGCTGAACAGGCGGCAGAAAATAAAAATGAGATAACTTTAATTGCAATTGGCCCGGTTTCTAATCTTTATGGAGCCTGGAAAATTGATAATGACTTTTTTAAAAATTTAAAAGAAATTATTGTTATGGGTGGAATTACCTCACCACTTGAAATTGGTGATGAAATAATCGATGAGCTTAATTTTTCTTGTGATCCAGAAGCTGCAGAAAAGGTGCTGAAAGCAGAAGTTCCGGTTGCTGTAATGTCAGGTAATCTTTGTCTAGCAGCTAGATTTGGAGAAAAATCTTGGCGGAGAGTTAATAGATCAAAAAACAAACCGGTTAGAGCTTATATGAAAGACCATATTGAAGGTTGGTACGAATATTCTTCAGAAATGATAGGACTTTCTGGTTTTTATATGTGGGATGTTGTGAATGTGGTTTATATGATTTCGCCGGAAATTTTTCCTTATAACAAGCGGAAAATTATTTCAACTAAAGAGGATTTAGAACATGGAATAATTAAAACAGATGATGCAGATGGTATGCTTGCCGATCCAGAAATAATTAATTTACCAACTACAATTTTAGATACAAAAAGATTTAAGGATATTGCTTTTGCTGCCTGGGATAATATAGAAATTATACCAGAAGGCTATTCTGATTAA
- a CDS encoding sulfurtransferase has translation MKLRKSLVVSTILLLLLLLASPFLAAEDRGYTHPEYLISVEELSENMDDENLVIIDVRNTAKYFLGHLPGSVQMWGDDFTDPDGWVPGLAATPEQFTATAQAKGINNDSKIVVYDDNNGLWASRLWFVFRYYGHDDVRLLEGGYDAWTDAGHNIRRLPTSVDTGNFTISDVKNDWIVDTDTVAENIDNQDFVVLDTRSESEYLGEDTNPGADRMGRVPGSVHIEWTQHLNEDNTFKTAAEIRELYEEHGITDDLDVIASLCHTAVRAAHSYLALEMIGYENVKVYDESWVGWANREDLPIETN, from the coding sequence ATGAAACTAAGAAAGAGTTTAGTTGTATCAACAATTTTGCTTCTTTTACTTTTACTTGCTTCACCATTTTTAGCTGCAGAAGATAGAGGTTATACTCATCCTGAATACTTGATATCTGTTGAAGAGTTAAGTGAAAATATGGATGATGAAAACCTTGTTATTATTGATGTAAGAAACACAGCAAAATATTTTTTAGGACATTTGCCTGGCTCAGTTCAGATGTGGGGCGACGATTTTACTGATCCAGATGGTTGGGTTCCTGGTTTAGCTGCAACACCTGAACAGTTTACAGCTACTGCTCAGGCAAAAGGTATAAATAATGATTCTAAGATTGTTGTTTATGATGATAACAATGGCCTCTGGGCCTCAAGACTCTGGTTTGTTTTCAGATATTATGGTCATGATGATGTAAGACTTCTTGAAGGCGGCTATGATGCCTGGACTGATGCTGGTCATAATATTAGAAGACTGCCAACTTCAGTTGATACTGGTAATTTTACTATCAGTGATGTCAAAAACGACTGGATAGTTGATACAGACACAGTTGCAGAAAATATTGATAATCAGGATTTTGTAGTTTTAGATACCCGTTCTGAGTCAGAATATTTGGGTGAAGACACAAACCCTGGTGCAGATAGAATGGGAAGAGTTCCAGGTTCTGTTCATATAGAATGGACTCAGCATCTAAATGAAGATAATACTTTTAAAACAGCTGCTGAAATAAGAGAACTTTATGAAGAACATGGTATAACCGATGATTTAGATGTTATTGCAAGCCTTTGCCACACAGCTGTTAGAGCGGCTCATTCTTATCTAGCTCTAGAGATGATAGGCTATGAAAATGTTAAAGTATATGATGAATCCTGGGTTGGCTGGGCTAATCGAGAAGACCTACCAATAGAAACAAATTAA